The following are encoded together in the Bactrocera neohumeralis isolate Rockhampton chromosome 6, APGP_CSIRO_Bneo_wtdbg2-racon-allhic-juicebox.fasta_v2, whole genome shotgun sequence genome:
- the LOC126761666 gene encoding protein embryonic gonad, with protein MNQLCKVCGEPAAGFHFGAFTCEGCKSFFGRTYNNISAIAGCKNNGDCVINKKNRTACKACRLRKCLLVGMSKSGSRYGRRSNWFKIHCLLQEQQSVPGNGPGGGGGPGGGGSISDNNANRASFEQLARLHQLQARQTYQDKTNPCIKSASMSPTALALSAAAAAAVAANSRGSPQPPPAQHNLLSSAAKFLNGVADSGRHHHAHQQHQLQQQQQQVTQQQLQHSAQQHQHLHHLPAFGYGGKAETRLSETPSDSGASSAGDAADDARSSVSGRQERNCNSAQHLAALTYDDLEEAEARERRHQQLLQIYRSHSEPLRSPFAHFALPPHISPLAAPPGTLLSATNIAVSPPAHLMPAALKEEIKRLSEAASAAAAAAASAASVAVADGTSNNDAQEEPIDLSFKGREIERHWAAARSSYERQLAHGEGNSLTSTTPPPSSASPTALSTAAHAALTHAVIHKPTPLDLTSVRSQTLTG; from the coding sequence TCCTTCTTCGGCCGCACCTACAACAACATATCCGCCATTGCCGGCTGCAAAAACAATGGCGATTGCGTCATCAACAAAAAGAATCGCACGGCCTGCAAAGCGTGTCGCCTACGCAAGTGCCTACTGGTAGGCATGTCGAAGAGCGGTTCCCGCTACGGCCGACGTTCGAATTGGTTTAAAATACACTGTTTGCTGCAAGAGCAACAAAGTGTGCCAGGCAATGGACCAGGCGGCGGCGGTGGTCCCGGTGGCGGTGGCAGCATAAGTGACAATAATGCCAATAGAGCAAGCTTCGAACAATTGGCGCGTTTACATCAGCTGCAAGCGCGTCAAACCTATCAAGACAAGACGAATCCCTGCATCAAATCGGCCAGCATGTCACCAACAGCTTTGGCGCTGAGCGCTGCGGCAGCAGCTGCCGTCGCCGCCAATAGCAGAGGCTCGCCACAACCGCCGCCAGCGCAACACAATCTACTCAGCTCGGCGGCGAAATTTCTTAATGGCGTTGCTGATAGTGGCAGGCACCACCACGCGCATCAACAGCATCAgctacaacagcagcaacaacaggtGACGCAACAGCAGCTACAACATAGCGCGCAACAACACCAGCATCTGCATCATTTACCCGCATTCGGCTATGGCGGCAAGGCGGAGACGCGCCTCAGCGAAACACCCAGCGATTCAGGCGCGTCGTCTGCCGGCGATGCAGCGGACGATGCGCGCAGCAGCGTTTCGGGCCGTCAGGAGCGCAATTGTAATTCAGCGCAACATCTTGCTGCATTGACGTATGACGATTTAGAAGAGGCCGAAGCGCGTGAGCGTCGTCACCAACAACTGTTGCAAATTTATCGCTCACACTCAGAACCGCTGCGCAGTCCTTTCGCGCATTTTGCGCTACCGCCGCACATATCACCGCTAGCCGCACCACCGGGCACACTACTCTCCGCCACTAATATTGCTGTTAGTCCACCTGCTCACCTCATGCCTGCTGCTTTGAAGGAAGAAATTAAGCGCCTAAGCGAGGCGGCATCTGCTGCcgcggcagcagcagcatcagCGGCCTCTGTAGCAGTAGCTGATGGCACGTCTAACAATGATGCGCAAGAGGAGCCCATAGACTTGTCATTTAAGGGACGCGAAATCGAACGACACTGGGCGGCAGCGCGCTCCAGCTATGAGCGGCAACTGGCGCATGGCGAAGGAAATTCGCTCACGTCCACAACACCACCGCCCTCGTCCGCATCACCTACAGCGTTGAGTACGGCGGCGCATGCAGCGCTCACGCATGCTGTGATACACAAGCCAACTCCACTAGACTTGACATCGGTGCGCTCGCAGACGCTAACGGGTTAG